The Streptomyces sp. P9-A4 genome contains a region encoding:
- a CDS encoding PfkB family carbohydrate kinase: MTAARGDQPQHDAGVDPLVRLREPTDPACDVFLTGTVFLDIIFTGLDSAPVRGTESWARGMGSSPGGVANMATALARLGLRTSLAAAFGDDHYGEYCWDALEQGEGIDLSLSRTVPGWHSPVTVSMAYEGERTMVSHGHEAPHLDGALPAYPPHARAAVASLVPGRSEEWVARAARGGAKVFADVGWDDTGHWDLAGLTDLAHCEAFLPNAAEAMRYTRADCPRAAARALADRVRYAVVTLGSEGAYAVDGATGETAEVPAIQVSALDPTGAGDVFVAGFVTGTLADWPLADRLAFAGLTAALSVQEFGGSLSAPTWGEIAAWWQHVQGHAMQDPEALRDRYAFLERLLPAPAPARPWPLRRAVPTIGFRAAAP, translated from the coding sequence GTGACCGCAGCAAGGGGAGACCAGCCGCAACACGACGCCGGGGTCGACCCGTTGGTGCGCCTGCGTGAACCCACCGACCCCGCCTGCGACGTCTTCCTCACCGGCACCGTCTTCCTCGACATCATCTTCACCGGCCTCGACAGCGCCCCCGTCCGCGGCACCGAGTCCTGGGCCCGCGGCATGGGCTCCAGCCCCGGCGGCGTGGCCAACATGGCCACCGCCCTCGCCCGGCTGGGCCTGCGCACCTCGCTCGCCGCCGCCTTCGGAGACGACCACTACGGCGAGTACTGCTGGGACGCCCTCGAACAGGGCGAGGGCATCGACCTGTCGCTCTCCCGCACCGTCCCCGGCTGGCACTCCCCGGTCACCGTCTCCATGGCCTACGAGGGCGAGCGGACGATGGTCTCCCACGGCCACGAGGCCCCCCACCTGGACGGAGCCCTCCCCGCCTACCCGCCCCACGCGCGCGCGGCCGTCGCCTCGCTCGTCCCCGGCCGCTCCGAGGAGTGGGTCGCCCGGGCCGCCCGCGGCGGCGCCAAGGTCTTCGCCGACGTCGGCTGGGACGACACCGGCCACTGGGACCTCGCCGGACTCACCGACCTCGCCCACTGCGAGGCCTTCCTGCCCAACGCCGCAGAGGCGATGCGCTACACCCGCGCCGACTGCCCCCGGGCCGCCGCCCGCGCCCTCGCCGACAGGGTCCGCTACGCCGTCGTCACCCTCGGCTCCGAAGGAGCCTACGCCGTCGACGGCGCCACCGGCGAGACCGCGGAGGTCCCCGCCATCCAGGTCTCCGCCCTCGACCCGACCGGTGCCGGGGACGTCTTCGTCGCCGGATTCGTCACCGGCACCCTCGCCGACTGGCCGCTCGCCGACCGCCTCGCCTTCGCCGGCCTCACCGCCGCCCTCTCCGTCCAGGAGTTCGGCGGCTCCCTCTCCGCCCCCACCTGGGGCGAGATCGCCGCCTGGTGGCAGCACGTCCAGGGCCACGCCATGCAGGACCCCGAGGCCCTGCGCGACCGCTACGCCTTCCTGGAGCGCCTCCTGCCCGCCCCCGCCCCCGCCCGCCCCTGG
- a CDS encoding MFS transporter encodes MSSRPRVPGALVALVALFTAGYLAPYLLPTVVGRLSAGLGLSPAQAGLVGSVLLLGSSSAGFTLAARGDRIAPRRAARAGLLAMAVGYGSAAATGLVPLVVAGAVLGGLGSGTATAVAAAGIAGQRDPHRAATLGLLTVSATAGALYLTLPHLAGGHAPPLLAIACAAVLVWPLTSRLPGATRARGGRAERRTVPTGPLPYRRAGVVLAGGILCWSLAQNALWGVSGRIGLTQAGLSEVTVGAVFAAALGAGLAGVTAAGALGSRLGRAVPIGVGTVLIAGCVLLSSAAGDLASFATGEILWNAVYPVVLSYLLGLAASLDPRGRWAVLVGSASSLGVACGPVTGSLLSEGAGYPGMGMVLCALLLLVAAPMTAVARHASGRPLVPGSIHRRGGAPAAVLAGTAAATPPTVPQMGAPEARLAPIPLPAAPGRRRLTKATFRLARPSDRG; translated from the coding sequence ATGTCGTCGCGCCCGCGCGTCCCGGGGGCTCTCGTCGCCCTCGTCGCCCTCTTCACGGCGGGATACCTCGCCCCGTACCTGCTGCCGACCGTCGTCGGCCGGCTCTCCGCCGGGCTCGGCCTCAGCCCCGCGCAGGCGGGCCTCGTCGGCTCCGTCCTGCTCCTCGGCTCCTCCTCGGCCGGCTTCACGCTCGCCGCGCGCGGGGACCGGATCGCACCGCGCCGGGCGGCCCGCGCGGGCCTGCTCGCGATGGCCGTCGGATACGGCTCCGCCGCCGCGACCGGCCTCGTCCCGCTGGTGGTGGCGGGCGCGGTCCTCGGCGGTCTCGGCTCCGGCACGGCGACGGCGGTGGCCGCCGCCGGGATCGCCGGGCAGCGGGACCCGCACCGGGCGGCCACACTCGGCCTGCTGACGGTCTCGGCCACAGCGGGCGCCCTGTATCTGACCCTGCCGCACCTGGCGGGCGGTCACGCCCCGCCGCTGCTGGCCATCGCCTGCGCGGCGGTCCTGGTGTGGCCGCTGACGAGCCGACTGCCGGGCGCCACGCGCGCGCGGGGCGGGCGGGCGGAGCGGCGGACCGTGCCGACGGGCCCGCTGCCGTACCGCCGGGCCGGGGTCGTGCTCGCCGGGGGCATCCTCTGCTGGTCCCTCGCGCAGAACGCCCTGTGGGGTGTGAGCGGCCGCATCGGGCTCACCCAGGCGGGGCTCTCCGAGGTCACCGTCGGCGCGGTCTTCGCGGCGGCGCTCGGCGCGGGCCTGGCGGGGGTCACGGCTGCGGGCGCGCTGGGCTCGCGCCTCGGCCGGGCCGTGCCGATCGGGGTGGGCACGGTCCTCATCGCGGGCTGTGTGCTGCTCAGCTCGGCCGCCGGGGACCTGGCGTCGTTCGCGACCGGCGAGATCCTGTGGAACGCCGTCTACCCGGTGGTCCTGTCGTACCTCCTGGGCCTGGCCGCCTCTCTCGACCCGCGCGGCCGGTGGGCCGTCCTGGTCGGCTCGGCGTCCTCCCTGGGCGTGGCCTGCGGCCCGGTCACGGGCAGCCTCCTCTCGGAGGGGGCCGGCTACCCGGGCATGGGCATGGTCCTGTGCGCGCTGCTCCTGCTCGTCGCCGCCCCGATGACGGCGGTCGCCCGCCATGCCTCCGGCCGTCCGCTGGTGCCGGGCTCGATCCACCGCAGGGGCGGCGCCCCGGCGGCGGTCCTGGCGGGCACGGCGGCGGCGACCCCGCCCACGGTCCCCCAGATGGGCGCCCCGGAAGCACGGCTGGCCCCGATCCCGCTCCCGGCGGCCCCGGGCCGCCGCCGCCTGACGAAGGCGACCTTCCGGCTGGCGAGGCCGAGCGACCGGGGCTAG
- a CDS encoding adenosine deaminase, with translation MHLPVGLPKAELHLHIEGTLEPELAFALAARNGVTLPYADTAALREAYRFDDLQSFLDLYYGLMAVLRTAEDFTELADAYLERAAAQGVRHAEIFFDPQAHTARGVPIGTVIEGLSASLARSEERYGVSTRLIMCFLRDESAESALATLEAAKPYLDRITGVGLDSAEVGHPPAKFREVYEAAGALGLRKVAHAGEEGPAEYVREALDVLGVERIDHGLRCMEDPDLVGRLARERVPLTLCPLSNVRLRVIDTLADHPLRTMMAAGLLVTVNSDDPAYFGGYVGDNFEGVREALGLEPEQLRELARNSFLASFLEDDEPRRARYLAEVEAYEFPGR, from the coding sequence ATGCACCTCCCGGTGGGCCTTCCCAAGGCCGAACTGCACCTCCACATCGAAGGCACCCTCGAACCCGAGCTGGCCTTCGCGCTCGCCGCGCGCAACGGCGTCACCCTGCCGTACGCGGACACCGCCGCCCTGCGCGAGGCGTACCGCTTCGACGACCTCCAGTCCTTCCTGGACCTGTACTACGGACTGATGGCGGTCCTGCGCACCGCCGAGGACTTCACCGAACTCGCCGACGCCTATCTGGAGCGGGCCGCCGCCCAGGGCGTCCGGCACGCCGAGATCTTCTTCGACCCGCAGGCGCACACCGCCCGCGGCGTCCCGATCGGCACCGTGATCGAGGGCCTGAGCGCCTCCCTCGCCCGCTCCGAGGAGCGGTACGGGGTCTCCACCCGGCTCATCATGTGCTTCCTGCGCGACGAGTCGGCCGAGTCGGCCCTCGCGACCCTGGAGGCCGCGAAGCCGTATCTGGACCGGATCACCGGCGTCGGCCTGGACTCGGCGGAGGTCGGTCATCCGCCGGCGAAGTTCCGCGAGGTGTACGAGGCCGCCGGGGCGCTCGGGCTGCGCAAGGTCGCCCACGCGGGCGAGGAGGGCCCGGCGGAGTACGTCCGGGAAGCGCTGGACGTCCTCGGCGTGGAGCGGATCGACCACGGCCTGCGGTGCATGGAGGACCCGGACCTCGTCGGCCGGCTGGCCCGCGAGCGGGTGCCGCTCACGCTCTGCCCCCTGTCGAACGTACGGCTGCGGGTCATCGACACCCTGGCCGACCACCCGCTGCGGACGATGATGGCGGCGGGGCTGCTCGTCACCGTGAACTCGGACGACCCGGCGTACTTCGGGGGGTACGTGGGGGACAACTTCGAGGGGGTGCGGGAGGCGTTGGGCCTGGAGCCGGAACAGCTCCGCGAGCTGGCCCGCAACTCGTTCCTGGCCTCGTTCCTGGAGGACGACGAGCCCCGCAGGGCGCGGTACCTCGCGGAGGTGGAGGCGTACGAGTTCCCGGGCCGGTGA
- a CDS encoding ribonuclease Z produces the protein MSVRELVVLGTASQVPTRHRNHNGYLLRWDGQGILFDPGEGTQRQMLRAGVAAHDIDRICVTHFHGDHSLGLAGVIQRINLDQVPHPVTAHYPAGGQHFFERLRYATAYRETVRLTEAPVTADGPLAVTDAYTLDAARLSHPVESYGYRLTEPDGRRILPERLAAHGIKGPDVGRIQRDGVLAGVTLDEVSEVRRGQRFAFVMDTRLCDGVHALAEGADMLVIESTFLDEDVRLATDHGHLTAGQAAAVARDAGVRHLVLTHFSQRYSDPEEFERQARAAGFDGELSIAKDLMRVPVPKR, from the coding sequence GTGTCCGTACGCGAACTGGTCGTGCTCGGGACCGCCAGCCAGGTCCCGACCCGGCACCGCAACCACAACGGCTATCTGCTGCGCTGGGACGGACAGGGCATCCTCTTCGATCCCGGCGAGGGCACCCAGCGGCAGATGCTGCGGGCCGGGGTCGCCGCCCACGACATCGACCGGATCTGCGTCACGCACTTCCACGGCGACCACTCGCTGGGCCTCGCCGGGGTGATCCAGCGGATCAACCTCGACCAGGTCCCGCACCCGGTCACCGCGCACTACCCGGCCGGCGGGCAGCACTTCTTCGAGCGGCTGCGGTACGCCACGGCCTACCGCGAGACCGTGCGGCTGACCGAGGCGCCGGTCACCGCCGACGGGCCGCTCGCCGTCACCGACGCGTACACGCTCGACGCGGCCCGGCTCTCGCACCCCGTCGAGTCCTACGGCTACCGGCTCACCGAACCCGACGGGCGCCGCATCCTGCCCGAGCGGCTCGCCGCGCACGGCATCAAGGGCCCCGACGTGGGCCGGATCCAGCGCGACGGCGTCCTGGCCGGGGTGACCCTCGACGAGGTCAGCGAGGTCCGGCGCGGACAGCGCTTCGCCTTCGTCATGGACACCCGCCTCTGCGACGGCGTGCACGCCCTCGCGGAGGGCGCCGACATGCTCGTCATCGAGTCGACCTTCCTCGACGAGGACGTCCGGCTCGCCACCGACCACGGCCATCTGACGGCCGGACAGGCCGCCGCCGTCGCCCGGGACGCGGGCGTACGGCATCTCGTCCTGACCCACTTCTCGCAGCGCTACTCCGACCCGGAGGAGTTCGAGCGCCAGGCGCGGGCGGCCGGGTTCGACGGCGAACTGAGCATTGCCAAGGACCTCATGAGGGTCCCCGTACCGAAGAGATAG